A segment of the Branchiostoma floridae strain S238N-H82 chromosome 10, Bfl_VNyyK, whole genome shotgun sequence genome:
CAAACATCTCCATGCCTGCAGATGAAATTAAATGTTTCTTAATACTTGAACTAAGAAATTCCTTAATATCCTAACAATAAACTTAATTCTAAAGCATTCCAAACCATGTACTTCATTCTATTGGAAATTCAAAAAggaataaaattttaaaaaagaatcACACTTGTGTCTGATAGACTTTCAAATGCAAACAAATATTTGACAAGAAACCATGATAAAACACAATTCCTAGTAGTACCCACCAAATATAGAACAAACGTGATGTAAGCCACCACAAGTACAGCTATGAAGGTGTACAGTGCCCAGTGGTTGGGTAACTGTTTGATGGAGATGAACCCTAGGTAGAAGTTGATCCCTAAAACAGCTATGGCCAGGGAGCAGACCAGGAGTTTGTTTAACCTGTAGGAAGAAAATAGCGCAATCAAAATCTTAGAACCACATTGCTGTTAGAGTTTACATTGTTGTAAATGAGTTGAATCCTTTTTGATACCTGCATGTAGGTTGATACATAAAGTCAAGTTAGACATTGCTATCTGACGGAATTttttattctacatgtatagAGATCACAGTCAACAGAGACTCCAATCAGGTGTTCAAGTTCTGACTGTCTTTTGAAggaatattttgtaatattacAGAATCCTTTTGGGAACCCTACCACTTATTGACTGACATATATTCAATAGAATATTGGAAACTTTTAACAATAATTATACGAAGAAACATTTTCAGAGCTTGGAAAGTTGGAAGCTTGCTATGGTGGTAAATAAAATGATGATATTGCTAAAGAAGCTTACATAAAATCTACAATCAAGCAAAAATGCTGAGCATTATTAGATGGATCTTCACCATGAAGAAACAACATCAGAGAAAATTTCTATTTCTAACTATTGAAAATGATGGTTCTCTCAAGAATTTGAATGTGTTGTTTGTAACTACTATATATAGAGAAAATACTGTACGTACACTCCATTCTTGAAGATGTCCATTATACCAGACATACTGGTGAAGGTCAATACGGGTATCAGAGCAAAGGGTAGctgcaacacaaaaattagatattcagtttatatatatttctataagCATGTGTGATCTAAGTGATCTAACTAAAACATGCAATCCGTCCATAATCATTTTACAGAGCTTGGCTTTAGAACATACATTTAGTATAATTACAAACATCATGaaaaaattttcagaaaaaattttatttttctgcATCACAGAAACCATGCAGCCTGGAATATGTAGCCAAACATTTCAGGCCAAAAATATCCAATGTTACAGTAAAGAATGATGCAGAAAGTACATTTCTTAAAACTACCTGCATTTGATATtttttatgctaatttcattcTATTTGATTCAAGATAACAACTTATAGCTACAATTATGTCAATTTGTCTCAAGCACTGTCCTATTGAGATTCCTTCTGGTTACCTGAAGACTTTGCAACACATTCAAGAAGTCATTCATGCCcgtgaggtcgttgacccctctGAAGGCTGCCACAAAGATGGTCGGACCAATCGCAATTGACCTCGTCAGCAGCACCCTTTTCCACCTCGACCAATGAAGATTCAGGAAACCCTTTGGGGTTTGAAagacaagttcataatcatatgCAAGAGAATTCAAGCAACCAATAAAGATATATACTTCTGAAAGAGTAGATGAAGACCTTTATGATGTCATTTTTGCCCAACTGAACTAGGTACAATTCATAACAAAGACATTTTCATTGTAGATTTACATACGAAATTGACAGATTCTTTACCCCACATAAAGATTAGTCACATAAGTACCAAACACAAGAcaggccgacaggctgaataaaagttcaaaacttgaactatgcggctccagatgtctttctgagggacggctgcagtgtgcaagatgtcggtagcttgagggatgaatctactctactatataaaACACaagacatacatgcatacaggTTTTAAATCATGAATGATATACATAAAGTAAAgggcaatatttttttaaacataccTCCATAACAAACTGCCCTGAATAAGTCCCTGTCATggttgaactttgacctgaaGCCAGGATGCCCACAGCCCAGATGTACATGGCAGCAATGCCATATTTACAGCCCAGAAACACACcctggaaatacatgtacaaaacatcaCAACAGTCACAGGGGATATCATAACAGTAAACAACAGCAACACACTACTAAAAACTTAATTAGTTTCAATAGAGACATTGTACAATAAGAGGATGTGAAGAAATGTGTCAACTTATTGTGACTATTATATGAACACTTGAACACTATGACTATTGTATGAACACTTGAACAAATAGTAGTTTTGTCTTTACATCATATGCTCTACAACACAGCAGCAAAAAAAGCATTTCTGGAAATGTATGATTAAGCAAGCATCTAAAACACAAATGTAGAAGCTAGAAGAAAGACATGTTTTCTTATGTTCTACGTCAAGTCTGAAAGCAACCTGGTACAAGAGACTCACCCCCTTATAAATATCAACTTCCACCTCCCCTGTAGTGTTGAATATAGCAGCATGTGGGTTTCCAGTCTCTGTGCACATGTTATACTGAGGAAAGTAGAAAAAGAAACTATTCAACAATAATTTTTGATagtaagaaaaaatgttattgaccaaaatatatgtacatcatTTAAGACAGTTATATCTGGTATCAATAAAAGATCCCATAATTTTTCTGATGAATTTTACTCTTTTCTTTGGTTAAAGACATCATCCTATGAAATtgtcataaatacatgtatcattaccATTAAGAGAAACTTTTTATGAACAATGAACATTGATGTGGGATTGATAGAAGGTTAACCATACTCATAATGTAAGATATATACCCActcttcagtgtaacacacctgCATATACTGTGGCCAACtaatttttataaaaaaattataaaatgagcaaatacctTTTGCACCCTAAAACATATATTTAAAGCAAAAAATGCAAGGCATGAAGAATTATCtaatttacatttatttttaaGTAAAGGAGTTGAactgtattgtctctgtttttgtcagcagccctttgtaatagccacaggttAGATGGTCAGCCCCTGTGCATGTGAGTGCTGGACAACCAAACCAACACAAAAACCAATAAACAAACTGTATTGTGACCTACCAGTTGCTGATTGGTGACGTTGTGAAGGCCCTCtgcgaacacacacacaacaaacaggTTGATGATGAAGGACACAAACAGGGCAATGGCAGCCTCGATGAAAAAGTACATGTTGGCTTCTCTCACGGCTTCTTTCTTGTTTCTGTCTACATCTCTGGACTGGAAAGGAAACAGAAACTTAAATATACAGTCCTTAAATGTTCATAAACAAATGATCATGTTTTCTGAACTTTCCATTTTGGTCTATGCAGAcaatacaaaactgttttttcttcttggaccggtctGGAAAAAACGGACCAGAAGAAGTTCAGttgaccagatgttggaccgactagaaaatgtacaaattatgcCGACGCTACAGCGGCAGGTattcacgtgttttgaggcttattggcccaggaaaatagcaagagcgaagtagagaagagttgatagtcatttttatcaaatttctacagtcaaacttggtctaacttaacagaCTGAGGAAGTAAGCGTTGTTTGCGTGGAGATATTCTACCCAACATCCGCTACGCGGACTCGGTCGCTTCATTCTGTGGTTATAGGAATaggccatgaattatggcaccgtatacatctcagggtgggtcattaaccctatattgTTAACCTGGCATTTGCAAGGGATAAAACAGCAGGATCAAAAAAGTTCAGACAATAAGTCTGGAAAAAGAACAAGGCACATCACTGTGTAGAGTTTCAACGAGATTGAGCAACTGTTTTAATCCAAACAATGGGGAACACTTAATTGATGGCACAGTGACAAGAGAGCCCCCTACCTTGACCAATGCAGAGTGCAGGTAGAGGTTATGAGGCATGATGACAGCACCAATGATCCCTACAGCCTGAGCTGCACCTTTATAACCACAGTCTGCACAGCCTGGGATAAACAAGCCCTTCAGCACCTCAACCTGGTTTGGTCCCACTGTTCCATACTGCAAAgttaaagacattttaaaatgtaAGTGCACTCTGAATCACATATTACATTTGTTCAAACTAAAACTATACTCAATAAAAGAAGATCAAATTGCTGATATTCTTGAAATGATTGATCAACTTtaagtttctgaactttttgCTAGGTTGATATTATAACTACACTAAAATCTTAAAGAGCAATTTGAAGTCTCAAGAGCATTGGACACTTGGATACTTCATCTGTTGTCTATAATAAGCAGGCTAAAGCAGCATAAGGAAACTTGTCACAGGTTGGCTCACAAtgtataatacaatgtacatatactgAAGGTAAGAATGGAGAAGAATACAATATCATGCTTTATGTACCTCATATCCAAAAGTTAAGGCCATAACGGTGATCAGAAAGGCAAAGAAGGCTTCCAGCTTACGCAGACCTGAAACATATAGATTGTGTGAGAATGGTATGGTGGTACATATACATTATATGTAATTAATTTGCGTAGGCCAAAGGGAAAAAGATTGATGGCAAATAACAGATGTCTTCACTCACCATATTTGTCTAGAAACAGGAACACAAAGGTGTCTGTGATAGTTATAAGTACGCCTCCATAAAGGGGTATTCTGTCAACAGAGAAAAACAGAAGCTCGTCAACACCACAAGTTAGAGAGTTAGCAAATGGATTATGCTGGCAATTGCTAAGGCCCCTTTCCACTGGGCTTTGATCAAGCAACTGTACAGTTACATTACTACGACATGTAATTTTGCAATTGTAGTATGagacaaaaatgtaaaagattaaaaagacaacaaaacatacaaactatTCAGAACATGTTTTTAACATCTAAAATATTCATTGAGCAATCTGTAAAAATGGGTGTAAATCACTAAATGCACTTGAGAAAAGTCATACAAATGAAGTATGATAAAAGAGATATGCTTTACTTCATATTCTTTTTAATGAGAACTGTGCAGATATGTACTGTTAGTACTTACTTCCCAGCAGACAGCAGATTGAGGGCTATTGCCGACCCGATAACTTCCTGCATGTCAGAACCAATGATAGCTATCTCCACCATCACCCACAGGGCAAGCCtaaaacacaatacaaaaacaacaagtagcTTTGAACAATTAGTTCTTAGTGAATATGACTAATATGCGAATGATACGAAATGactaactgactgactgactcactcactcactgactgactcactcactcacacctGCTCACCTTGGTACCCTTGGCTACTGTAAGTATAACCTGCTCACCTTGGTACTCTGGGGTACTGTGGGTGTACCCTTAATGCACATCATGGTACCCTGGGGTACTGTGAGTGTAGCCTGCTCACCTTGGTACTCTGGGGTACTGTGAGTGTAGCCTGCTCACCTTGGTACCCAGGGCTGCTGTAAGTATAACCTGCTCACCTTGGTACTCTGGGGTACTGTGAGTGTAGCCTGCTCACCTTGGTACCCTGGGGTACTGTAAGTGTACCCTGCTCACCTTGGTACCCTGTGGTACTGTAAGTATAACCTGCTTACCTTGGTACTCTGGTGGGGTACTGTGAGTGTAGCCTGCTCACCTTGGTACTCTGCTTACCTTGGTACCCTGGGGTACTGTGAGTGTAGCCTGCTCACCTTGGTACTCTGCTTACCTTGGTACCCTGGGGTACTGTGAGTGTACCCTGCTCACCTTGGTACCCTGGGGTACTGTGAGTATAGCCTGCTCACCTTGGTACCCTGGGGTACTGTAAGTATAACCTGCTCACCTTGGTACCCTGGGGTACTGTGAGTGGCACACCTCTGCCAGGTGCATGCCTGACACCACCCCCAGTCTGGCTGCCAGTCTCTGTAGAACCAACCCCATGATGTGGGCGAGAAGCAACAGCCAGAGAAGCTGCCATTGGATAAATCAGAAATCTAATTAGTACAGAGACTATGAGTATAGAAAATGATTGATGTGTAAGAGGCTTTATGATAAAAGGCCACTCATACTTGTCCAATTGATTCTATACATACAGAATCAGCATTACATTTATATGTGGGCCCAAAGTCAATGGAATATTGAATACAAagacattactagtatattgagAAGAGTATCATTGTAACAGTAGTGGTCtttaaataaaacatttcatagatacaaaaggtgtatccacaaaaagaaataaaaaatcttTACACAAAGGATATAGTTGTGACAGTAATGTTTGATTTgctgtaacaaaaacaaaactacctGGACTTGTTTGgacaacagcaaacaacacTTTTCCCATGCTAAGGCAAACACAGGGATCATACCTTGTAGCGAGCCACAAATCCCGACTGCAAGTCGGACTCGATGTTCCCAGGGTCTAAGTATGCAATACTCATGAGAAACCCTGGTCCTGTGAACGCCCACAGCTTTCTGAAGCTAAAGGAAtactgaaaaataaaacaagaatcTCATGTTATAAATGATATAGAATGAGAAAGTACTGTACAAAGTAGAAACAGTCTTTTGGCTCCCTGGAATCCAACCCAGGCCTGTCAATTCAAAAACCCAACACCGCTAACCACTAGGCCAAAGGGTCCAGACCCGTTAGACTGGTCAGTTGGAGGcgtttgaaccccactgttacatacaTATAGTTTGTGCATTGCATTATGCTGGATCCATTGTAAGTAAATCTATGATGACAACAACAGAAATTTTACTACACTCTTGAGTTATCATTCACTCACTTATTGTTTGAAGCATGTTGTGGTATTTCTTCCCAAATTCCtttttaaagaaacatttttaaagAAACATCATTTGTATAGATACAACCCAAGCAAGATTAGTTCATaacaatacacaaaataaagtagtTTTCCTTACATCTTCTGACTGTGGAATAGATATCTTGTCTTCAAAGTAGGTTCCACCGTTGGCTACAGGACTGTTGTTGGCATCTTGGTGCATCTTCTGTCTCATGGTCTGGTAGTCTGCGCTGGGCTCCAGGCACAGCTCCTCCATACTGTCTGAGTCACGAGCTGAAGAAACAggatagacaccaaaacaaagactgtaacaatagttcacctttattcgggggtaacctatatccgttgtacctaaaacaggatatttggggatatcacattgatggacggtggtttcaaattgcatttttttcaatttaatgcagtttgagatcaccgtctgtcgacttgatatcccgaaataccctggtgttaaatacagcAGATAAATGTTACCCCATAAATAAAGGTGAACGCGCTGGGGTAATTGTTGAGATTTTTCTgttgttcacagtttttgctTCAATGCAAACTTTAAACCAATGTATAACTGCTTTACCACAAAATTCACTTTCTACAGCGATTTTCATTAAAACCTTCTGTACTTACTATTGTGTTATGATAAAACACAACAGGTCTGGCTTTTTGCCAATACCTTCTATCTATgtactttttcattttcaaaattttgactCTTGCACTTGCATAGGTCAATTTTTCAATCAAGCCTAAACTAGTAAGCACAATTTCATGAAAGTTATCAGATGGCTGAAGAACATGTCCATCTAAGAGCTGCcaagtaacatgcattggcataataccggccataagacttataccggccgataaaaaataatgcaatttaaagagatctacacatgcaacaatagttatttctgaggtatgcacacttcagacatccaggtgtccaatacatcatttacaaagcatcgataacaatgcattcgaagacaacaaggcgaaaagttttcagtatcctttttcgggacaggcagctcgtcgtgggacgaacacactgtcacattcattgccagNNNNNNNNNNNNNNNNNNNNNNNNNNNNNNNNNNNNNNNNNNNNNNNNNNNNNNNNNNNNNNNNNNNNNNNNNNNNNNNNNNNNNNNNNNNNNNNNNNNNNNNNNNNNNNNNNNNNNNNNNNNNNNNNNNNNNNNNNNNNNNNNNNNNNNNNNNNNNNNNNNNNNNNNNNNNNNNNNNNNNNTTATATctcgctagcagtaaagtgttacgtcatagcggttgtgacagacaaaagttaaatgaaaattcttgacagtatacgtccgttttctcatgacattttgtatgctcatgcaggtttatgttttatgcatttactaacagaaaatgaaggaacatggaggatgtataaaggtacatagcgacagttacatacccgttcgccgtgtaattccgcggcgtgttacaattacgatattacgcttttagcaagacaagagtggcagaaaagttacacagaagaagtggcaagggtaagctataacagcaacatgtaactggagaaaatgatgcgttgacaatttgtcaaatcagtatggctagagaaatcgtcgtaaacgtgccggtattatgataatagatgttacaatATGTTCAATTGGCTTTATGATTATCCCTGTGAAAgtggttcagcaccaaggacaaggttGGAAAGCTAGCTATGATGTTACAACGCCTGTTGGTTCATTCACCATGGTACAAAATAGTATAGTTCATCTTAATCAAATGCTAATAAACCCTATATGTCTTTGAACtgaacaaacatttttttcagatcaCTAAATcttcaaaaggtcaaaggttaagagACGTCATTCTATAATGAATCTAAGGATAATGCCTTTCTAGCAGCCATGCTAGggctttgatttttttacctATGAACACTGGTAACCCCTACTCTTATAGACAAGTGTTCTAACAGttaaatatgaaaatgttgcaCACCCGACACTCATACATGGAACAAAGGCTTAATGTCACATCCAAAGGACAAGAAGTGGCCAGATATtaaagtttcatcaggtttgagAAGGTTTAAAATATCTTAAACCTCTGGGCAGTGAAAAACAAACGACATACACGTACATTTCATACAGCTGATATAATAATTGTATTAACCTTCCATTATCATCAAAGGCACTTCCTCCACCGTTGGGTGTTCCTGACTCATACTATGTGCAGACTGGTCCTGTACCATCACACACTGTTCTTACAGCATGAGGAGGGTACTGAGAAGAGGGGGGGTCTTGTCGTGGAGTCTGGTGGCTCTGGTAGAGAAGTAATAATGGTGGATCTACTAGTAGGGAGTGGCAGTCTACAATGGAGAGGGAGAAAAGAATGATCTTAAGATGAAGTGGGGAAGTTATAGGTTGCCGTTGCAATACTGTACTTAGTATAGTAAGATCCATTATATATGCTGTCAAGAAAGGCTTTTAGagtattttatatatttattattaAGTGCTTACCTAGAAATTGTAAGAACAGTACAATTCAGACACAGTAACAGTCTGTTCACATCAATGTTAGTTCAATAAAGATTGAATTGAATtggatagaaaaaaatctttcgTGCAAGAGCCTGTCATTTCATTAGTTggaggcaacctaagcaatattacggCGTcgaagtggaaatattctgaataaggtaatctgcatgatattgacatctactgcactgtatcctcatatttacatcataatgaatgaatgaagacctttattgcacatttttgccacaccgggctatgtacaggtcacaacaaggcATGATAAAAagataatttgatactttgagcagttaaaaacagcccagagacaagttgcatgAGGATATTCAaggatctggaatccttgtgcaactcattcccgcgctgtttttaacggctcaatttatgaaataatgatgtaaacgcgctaaaatagtgcattagatctATTATATGAGTATTACTTATAATGACTTACCCATTAGATCTATCTAGGAATCTCTCATTGTATTTTAACAGAAAGTGAAGATGCTGCTCCTAATTGTCCTTCCTGCAAGAAAACATAAATGAATTAAGAAATGACACACAAATGTACACTTTTAAACATTTGATATCTGTATGTATATGGCGCCCGTAttaccgccctttggcgtaacacaccagctttgatATTTAGTCACCTATAATTGGTTTCAATGAAGGGATGGTAAAGGGTTCATTGTAAACTCAGCTACATGTATTGCCCTGAtttaattattcattcattcattcacacataCAAGCATACATACACATTATACGGCAATATACGCACAcgcatacatgc
Coding sequences within it:
- the LOC118424398 gene encoding natural resistance-associated macrophage protein 2-like, whose product is MVQDQSAHSMSQEHPTVEEVPLMIMEARDSDSMEELCLEPSADYQTMRQKMHQDANNSPVANGGTYFEDKISIPQSEDYSFSFRKLWAFTGPGFLMSIAYLDPGNIESDLQSGFVARYKLLWLLLLAHIMGLVLQRLAARLGVVSGMHLAEVCHSQYPRVPRLALWVMVEIAIIGSDMQEVIGSAIALNLLSAGKIPLYGGVLITITDTFVFLFLDKYGLRKLEAFFAFLITVMALTFGYEYGTVGPNQVEVLKGLFIPGCADCGYKGAAQAVGIIGAVIMPHNLYLHSALVKSRDVDRNKKEAVREANMYFFIEAAIALFVSFIINLFVVCVFAEGLHNVTNQQLYNMCTETGNPHAAIFNTTGEVEVDIYKGGVFLGCKYGIAAMYIWAVGILASGQSSTMTGTYSGQFVMEGFLNLHWSRWKRVLLTRSIAIGPTIFVAAFRGVNDLTGMNDFLNVLQSLQLPFALIPVLTFTSMSGIMDIFKNGVLNKLLVCSLAIAVLGINFYLGFISIKQLPNHWALYTFIAVLVVAYITFVLYLAWRCLIALGSKCLEKLACCQTTQPTYHLDQMSELQTSDNLFSSDEEVDQSSNAVQKAD